One Peribacillus simplex NBRC 15720 = DSM 1321 genomic region harbors:
- a CDS encoding exonuclease SbcCD subunit D, translating to MKFIHTADWHLGKIVHGVHMTDDQRHALLQFIEIVEEEKPDAVVIAGDLYDRSVPPTEAVELLDEILYTINVKMNTPIVAISGNHDSAERLAFGSSWYRHSQLYIHGKLTKTCEPVRIKGVNFYCVPYAEPGTVRHLFEDDSIHSHQAAMKRITGTIAENFNKDEPNVFVGHAFVLGGKTSDSERVLSVGGSGCVSSDLFDAFDYTALGHLHSPDAIRHPKVFYSGSLLKYSFSEAKQNKSLSIVDMQEDGSFDIRYRSLAPKFDMREISGVMEELLDPAFYQSQKRDDYLKITLNDEGALIDPINRLRQIYPNVLHLERKWDLADLRRKKSFSSVKDERKSELDLFETFYQEMTDRDFDSQKQDLMVSVIEAVKKEEALK from the coding sequence ATGAAATTTATCCATACGGCTGATTGGCATTTAGGGAAAATCGTTCACGGGGTACATATGACAGATGACCAAAGGCATGCACTCTTGCAATTCATAGAAATTGTCGAAGAGGAAAAGCCGGATGCGGTTGTGATTGCCGGTGATCTATATGATCGTTCCGTTCCGCCGACTGAAGCGGTAGAGCTTCTTGATGAAATCCTTTATACGATTAATGTGAAAATGAATACACCGATCGTTGCGATATCGGGAAACCATGATTCTGCGGAAAGGCTTGCATTCGGTTCATCATGGTATCGTCATAGTCAGTTATACATTCATGGGAAATTGACAAAAACATGTGAGCCGGTTCGCATCAAAGGCGTAAACTTTTATTGTGTTCCATATGCAGAACCTGGGACGGTCCGCCATCTTTTTGAAGATGATAGTATCCATTCACATCAAGCAGCGATGAAGCGGATAACAGGAACGATTGCCGAAAATTTCAATAAGGATGAGCCGAATGTCTTCGTAGGACATGCTTTTGTATTAGGCGGAAAAACGAGCGATTCAGAAAGGGTCTTGTCGGTAGGTGGTTCTGGCTGTGTTTCATCCGACTTATTTGATGCGTTCGATTATACGGCACTTGGACATTTACATAGTCCAGACGCGATACGTCATCCAAAGGTGTTTTACTCTGGATCACTATTAAAATATTCTTTTTCTGAGGCCAAGCAGAATAAGTCGCTTTCCATCGTCGATATGCAAGAAGATGGAAGCTTTGATATACGCTATCGTTCTTTGGCACCCAAGTTCGATATGAGGGAAATATCAGGAGTTATGGAAGAGTTACTCGATCCCGCTTTCTATCAATCGCAAAAAAGGGATGATTATTTGAAAATAACACTAAATGATGAGGGGGCACTCATCGATCCTATTAACCGCCTGCGCCAGATTTATCCGAACGTACTACATCTAGAGCGAAAATGGGATTTGGCCGACCTTAGAAGAAAAAAATCCTTCTCTTCTGTAAAAGATGAACGGAAATCAGAATTGGACCTGTTTGAAACGTTTTATCAAGAAATGACAGATCGGGACTTTGATTCTCAAAAGCAGGATTTGATGGTTTCGGTAATTGAGGCTGTTAAGAAAGAGGAGGCTTTGAAATGA
- a CDS encoding DUF2621 domain-containing protein produces MLSGWFLWFILFWVALLIILMSIGGFFMFRKFLKRFPKEDGKSDMDWEEYYLDQTKHLWSKQQKELLEDLVSPVPELFRDVARHKIAGKIGELALKEKSGDITEDLVIRGYIIATPKRDHKFLQKKLAERKVNMSPYEHLFS; encoded by the coding sequence TTGCTTAGTGGATGGTTTTTATGGTTTATTCTATTTTGGGTAGCCCTTTTAATTATATTAATGAGCATAGGTGGCTTTTTCATGTTTCGAAAGTTCCTAAAAAGATTTCCCAAAGAAGATGGGAAATCCGATATGGATTGGGAAGAATACTATTTGGACCAAACAAAGCACTTATGGTCAAAGCAGCAAAAGGAATTACTTGAAGATTTAGTGAGCCCTGTGCCAGAACTTTTTCGTGATGTTGCACGTCATAAAATCGCGGGAAAAATCGGCGAGTTGGCGTTAAAGGAAAAATCGGGCGATATTACGGAAGATTTAGTGATACGCGGCTATATCATAGCCACACCAAAGCGTGACCATAAATTTTTACAAAAAAAATTAGCTGAAAGAAAGGTGAATATGAGTCCATATGAACACTTATTCAGCTAA
- a CDS encoding DUF3219 family protein, which produces MVDEVILNDVPLQVTDFLSETVKDSEGKEVRKVSFNFKVTHSEYHDITTLLYQMVFDLKIPQSNEEFRAEIFNYATSVTNLYEENAVGDFSLVLLEVNGQE; this is translated from the coding sequence ATGGTAGATGAGGTCATTTTAAACGATGTTCCACTGCAGGTTACTGATTTTCTTTCTGAAACTGTAAAGGATTCTGAAGGTAAGGAAGTCAGAAAAGTCAGTTTCAATTTCAAGGTTACACATAGTGAATATCATGATATTACAACACTGCTTTATCAAATGGTATTTGATTTAAAAATTCCACAGTCAAACGAGGAGTTTCGAGCAGAGATCTTTAACTATGCAACTTCGGTCACGAATCTCTATGAAGAAAATGCGGTGGGGGATTTTTCGCTCGTCTTGCTGGAAGTGAACGGTCAGGAATGA
- a CDS encoding sulfurtransferase TusA family protein: protein MAKVLETTGMVCPFPLVEAKEAIVDMAKGEELIINFDCTQATESIPRWAATEGHEITEFEQIDDAKWRIIVKKGK from the coding sequence ATGGCAAAAGTATTGGAAACGACCGGAATGGTATGTCCATTCCCTTTAGTGGAAGCAAAAGAAGCGATAGTGGACATGGCAAAAGGAGAAGAATTGATCATTAATTTCGATTGTACACAAGCAACGGAGAGCATTCCGCGTTGGGCTGCTACCGAAGGTCATGAAATCACGGAGTTTGAGCAAATCGATGACGCTAAATGGCGTATAATCGTGAAAAAGGGAAAGTAA
- a CDS encoding YeeE/YedE family protein: MLQMIVFGIICGLLLGFVLQRGRFCVVGAYRDLILAKDGRMFLATFIVIAIQSIGVYALNDTGVIQFGNDGFPWLGTIVGGFIFGIGMVLAGGCATGTWYRAGEGMIGSWVALFGYMLGAAMTKYGVWKVAGDNLLSYRTSDTYIHQTLNVSPWVLVVIVTLLVGILVLRELRKPKLPIFKMKPKKTGLAHILFEKRWHPFVTALLVGIIAIMAWPLSAMTGRMFGLGITAPSANILTFLITGEDALIDWGTFLVLGIFLGAFIAAKWSGEFRWRLPDMKTLRNNAIGGVTMGFGASVAGGCTIGNGLVNSALFAWQGWIAIVFFLLGTWVATYFMIIRKQKQTAAASKAA, encoded by the coding sequence ATGTTACAAATGATTGTGTTCGGGATTATTTGTGGTTTACTGCTGGGATTTGTGCTTCAAAGAGGCCGTTTCTGTGTTGTTGGTGCATATCGTGATTTGATTTTAGCTAAAGATGGACGGATGTTCTTAGCTACATTTATTGTTATAGCGATACAAAGTATTGGTGTTTATGCATTAAATGATACAGGGGTCATTCAGTTTGGAAATGATGGTTTTCCATGGTTGGGAACAATCGTCGGTGGTTTTATTTTTGGTATTGGTATGGTTCTGGCAGGAGGATGTGCCACTGGAACATGGTATCGTGCCGGAGAGGGCATGATCGGAAGTTGGGTTGCCCTTTTTGGATATATGCTAGGGGCAGCCATGACGAAATATGGTGTATGGAAAGTGGCTGGAGATAATCTGTTATCTTATCGTACAAGTGATACGTATATTCATCAAACATTAAATGTTTCGCCATGGGTGCTTGTGGTTATTGTGACACTATTGGTTGGCATATTGGTGCTTCGTGAATTGAGAAAACCAAAACTTCCAATCTTTAAAATGAAACCGAAAAAAACGGGATTGGCCCACATCTTATTCGAGAAACGCTGGCATCCCTTTGTTACAGCATTATTGGTGGGGATTATTGCAATCATGGCATGGCCGCTAAGTGCAATGACAGGCAGAATGTTCGGACTTGGAATCACAGCGCCTTCCGCGAACATTCTAACTTTCCTTATAACAGGAGAGGATGCGTTAATCGATTGGGGTACGTTTTTAGTATTGGGTATTTTCCTTGGTGCTTTCATTGCCGCCAAATGGAGCGGGGAATTCCGTTGGCGTTTGCCTGATATGAAAACGTTACGTAACAATGCAATTGGCGGTGTAACCATGGGATTCGGTGCAAGTGTTGCCGGGGGATGCACAATCGGAAATGGGCTGGTGAATTCGGCGCTATTTGCTTGGCAGGGTTGGATCGCAATTGTCTTTTTCCTGCTGGGTACATGGGTAGCAACTTATTTCATGATTATCCGTAAGCAAAAGCAGACAGCGGCTGCATCCAAAGCGGCTTAA
- a CDS encoding CcdC family protein, whose protein sequence is MIYISTGIAIVMAIGVFMLRMKETKKPVNEKKIILPPLFMSTGALMFIFPMFRVTRYELLEALVAGMLFSILLIKTSKFEVRDEKIYILRSKAFIFILIGLMVIRLVAKLMLGSTIEIGVLSGMFFLLAFAMIVPWRIAMLYQYKKVKAASFGGSSMV, encoded by the coding sequence ATGATATATATATCAACAGGTATAGCGATTGTGATGGCTATAGGTGTTTTCATGTTACGGATGAAGGAAACGAAAAAACCAGTGAATGAAAAGAAAATAATCTTACCGCCTCTGTTTATGAGTACGGGTGCTTTGATGTTTATTTTCCCGATGTTTAGGGTGACTCGATACGAATTGTTGGAGGCTCTTGTTGCAGGGATGTTGTTTTCCATCTTATTGATTAAAACATCTAAATTTGAAGTTAGAGATGAAAAAATTTATATTCTGCGCTCTAAAGCGTTCATATTCATATTGATTGGTCTCATGGTGATTCGACTGGTGGCGAAACTGATGCTGGGAAGCACGATTGAAATCGGTGTATTAAGCGGAATGTTTTTCTTACTTGCTTTTGCGATGATCGTTCCGTGGAGAATTGCCATGCTTTACCAATATAAGAAAGTTAAAGCAGCCAGTTTTGGCGGAAGTAGTATGGTGTGA
- a CDS encoding cytochrome c biogenesis protein CcdA encodes MNDINMFLAFGAGFLSFISPCCLPLYPAFLSYITGMSVGEIKSENAMLQRRSMLHTLFFLLGFSLVFIAIGFSTTYLGSFFANYKELIRQIGAILIIIFGLFIVGIFQPKSLMKDSRFEFKNRPSGYIGSILIGLAFAAGWTPCAGPLLGAVISLGATNPSAAMSYMTAYILGFAIPFFILSFFVGKLKWIKKYSQYIMKIGGYLMIVMGVILFFNWMTKIIAVLSRLFGGFTGF; translated from the coding sequence TTGAATGATATTAATATGTTTTTAGCATTTGGGGCGGGCTTTCTGAGTTTTATTTCGCCATGTTGCTTACCGCTATATCCGGCCTTTTTATCTTATATCACTGGTATGAGTGTTGGTGAAATCAAATCCGAGAACGCCATGCTCCAAAGAAGAAGTATGCTGCATACTTTATTCTTCCTTCTTGGGTTTTCTCTGGTTTTTATTGCAATAGGTTTTAGCACGACATACCTAGGTTCTTTTTTCGCGAATTACAAAGAATTAATTCGTCAGATTGGTGCAATCCTGATTATCATTTTTGGTTTATTCATAGTAGGAATCTTTCAGCCGAAATCTTTGATGAAAGACAGTCGTTTTGAATTTAAGAACCGACCTAGCGGATATATAGGTTCCATTCTTATCGGACTTGCCTTTGCGGCTGGATGGACCCCTTGTGCCGGTCCGCTATTAGGTGCTGTTATTTCACTGGGGGCAACTAATCCTAGTGCTGCCATGAGCTATATGACTGCCTATATTTTAGGATTTGCCATACCGTTTTTCATATTATCCTTCTTTGTCGGAAAATTGAAATGGATCAAAAAATACAGCCAATACATCATGAAGATTGGCGGATATTTAATGATTGTAATGGGTGTGATTTTGTTTTTTAATTGGATGACCAAAATAATTGCAGTCCTGTCTAGACTATTCGGTGGCTTTACGGGGTTTTAG
- a CDS encoding aspartyl-phosphate phosphatase Spo0E family protein codes for MAKKNEFLEQIELKRNELIKIVAKDGLNSHVAVEYSQQLDQLLNKYNELFYKTGTGF; via the coding sequence ATGGCTAAAAAGAATGAATTTCTCGAACAGATTGAATTAAAGAGAAATGAACTTATCAAGATTGTCGCTAAAGATGGTTTAAACTCGCATGTTGCCGTTGAATATAGCCAGCAACTTGATCAATTATTAAATAAATATAATGAACTTTTTTATAAAACCGGTACAGGTTTTTAA
- a CDS encoding DoxX family protein → MIGIGLLVIRVVIGLSFVGHGAQKLFGWFGGHGLKGTGGWFDSIGMKPGVTMALFAGLSELIGGALFALGLLTPFAGILIALTMLVAIVKVHGANGYWATQNGYEYNLAILAVAIGVAITGAGPYSLDSFLF, encoded by the coding sequence ATGATTGGTATAGGTTTATTAGTAATACGCGTAGTAATCGGATTATCGTTTGTCGGACATGGGGCTCAAAAATTATTTGGTTGGTTTGGCGGTCATGGCTTGAAAGGTACAGGAGGCTGGTTTGATTCGATTGGTATGAAGCCAGGAGTTACCATGGCCCTATTTGCTGGTCTATCAGAGCTTATTGGCGGAGCTTTATTTGCTTTAGGTCTCCTTACACCCTTTGCAGGTATATTAATTGCACTTACAATGCTTGTTGCGATCGTTAAAGTCCATGGAGCAAATGGCTACTGGGCAACTCAAAACGGTTATGAATATAATCTTGCCATTCTTGCAGTTGCTATTGGCGTTGCGATAACCGGAGCTGGCCCATACTCACTTGATTCCTTTCTTTTTTAA
- a CDS encoding NADH-dependent flavin oxidoreductase, translating into MNSKYIPLFESFNLGKKLEVKNRLVMAPMTNFSSNPDGTVTDAEVNYYERRSSGVGMVITACTYVTANGKGFHGEFGGDKDELIPSLSRLASAIKAKGSKAILQIFHGGREVPPELIPNGDVVSASNIPSEGEGKSVPRPLSEKEIESIILDFGEATRRAIEAGFDGVEIHGANGYLLQQFFSPHSNRREDKWGGSLEKRLTFPLAVVDEVKKAVAEHAKVPFIVGYRFSPEEPETPGITMEDTLALIDGLVTKELDYLHVSLMDFWSKARRGAEVDRPRIEIIKERIGDQVPLIGVGSIYTADDAIKALQSGVPLIALGREIIIDPEWVQKVEQGREAEIVTKINKDNQQKLDIPDPLWQAIIHSPGWFPGIE; encoded by the coding sequence ATGAATTCTAAATATATACCATTATTTGAATCGTTCAATTTAGGAAAGAAATTAGAAGTGAAAAATCGATTGGTGATGGCGCCTATGACAAATTTCTCTTCTAATCCTGACGGGACTGTAACCGACGCCGAAGTTAACTATTATGAACGTCGGTCAAGCGGGGTCGGCATGGTTATAACGGCATGTACTTACGTGACGGCTAATGGCAAAGGTTTTCATGGGGAATTTGGCGGAGATAAGGATGAATTGATACCTAGTCTAAGTCGTTTGGCATCAGCGATTAAAGCGAAAGGTTCAAAGGCAATTCTTCAGATTTTTCATGGCGGCCGTGAGGTTCCACCGGAATTAATACCAAATGGCGATGTTGTCAGTGCAAGCAATATCCCATCGGAAGGAGAAGGGAAATCAGTTCCGCGCCCACTATCTGAAAAGGAAATAGAATCGATCATTCTCGACTTTGGTGAAGCCACCCGACGTGCCATTGAAGCGGGATTTGACGGTGTCGAGATTCATGGTGCAAATGGTTACTTGCTACAGCAATTCTTTTCGCCTCATTCAAACCGTCGTGAAGACAAGTGGGGAGGCTCCCTTGAAAAGCGCCTGACTTTTCCATTAGCGGTTGTGGATGAAGTGAAAAAGGCTGTTGCTGAACATGCCAAGGTTCCGTTCATCGTAGGATATCGTTTTTCACCGGAGGAACCGGAAACACCAGGAATCACCATGGAGGATACACTCGCATTAATTGATGGACTTGTAACAAAGGAACTGGATTATCTTCATGTTTCATTGATGGATTTCTGGTCGAAAGCAAGACGGGGAGCCGAGGTTGACCGACCTCGGATAGAGATTATTAAAGAACGTATCGGAGATCAAGTTCCCTTAATTGGTGTTGGTTCCATCTATACAGCGGATGATGCGATCAAAGCACTGCAATCGGGGGTTCCGTTAATCGCATTAGGTCGTGAAATCATAATCGATCCGGAATGGGTACAAAAAGTGGAACAAGGCAGGGAAGCTGAAATCGTGACAAAAATAAACAAAGATAATCAGCAGAAACTTGATATTCCAGACCCATTATGGCAAGCGATCATCCACTCTCCAGGATGGTTTCCGGGGATTGAATAA
- the trxA gene encoding thioredoxin: MTIEHVTDDNFANEIKEGLVLVDFWAPWCGPCKMIAPVLNEIDVEMGDRVKIVKLNVDENSDTTSEYGVMGIPALILFKDGEKVDQAIGFQPKEAISALITKHA, from the coding sequence ATGACAATAGAACATGTAACAGATGATAATTTTGCTAATGAAATCAAGGAAGGTTTAGTATTGGTTGATTTCTGGGCACCGTGGTGCGGTCCGTGTAAAATGATTGCCCCAGTGCTTAATGAAATAGACGTGGAAATGGGTGATCGGGTTAAAATCGTAAAACTTAATGTGGACGAAAATTCAGATACGACAAGCGAATATGGAGTGATGGGAATTCCAGCTCTAATTCTATTCAAAGATGGAGAAAAGGTAGATCAAGCTATTGGCTTCCAGCCAAAAGAAGCCATTTCGGCATTAATCACAAAACATGCATGA
- a CDS encoding IDEAL domain-containing protein translates to MVENNQFKNGDWVQGKSRDGELIHGFIETVSDNREIVKVNVVESDNEKAVGKSIWIPSKWTEKLPDLEISNETHLLALIDLALLSKDETWFMELSGKLESIKIHPKINARKSEFLMPGNRIAKIDLNR, encoded by the coding sequence ATGGTTGAAAATAATCAGTTCAAAAATGGGGATTGGGTACAGGGGAAATCAAGAGATGGGGAACTTATCCATGGTTTCATTGAAACTGTAAGTGATAATCGAGAAATCGTTAAAGTGAATGTGGTGGAAAGTGACAATGAAAAAGCGGTTGGGAAATCGATTTGGATTCCGAGTAAATGGACCGAAAAATTGCCGGATTTAGAAATCAGTAATGAAACTCATCTTTTGGCCTTAATTGATTTGGCGTTACTTTCTAAAGATGAAACATGGTTTATGGAGTTATCCGGTAAATTGGAATCCATCAAAATCCATCCAAAAATAAATGCGAGGAAATCAGAATTTCTTATGCCGGGAAATAGAATCGCAAAAATTGATTTAAATAGATGA
- a CDS encoding RrF2 family transcriptional regulator codes for MNSDFTIAVHSLVYLAYLPDHMASSESIAENVCTNSARIRKMMSCLRKKGFVKTKEGVGGGYILDCNPEEVSLADIYIAVSHGTLKPKWCTGDPEKKCVISSNTQVVMDQIFDEAELYFEKYLEDITLSTFLEKIKQCP; via the coding sequence GTGAATAGTGATTTTACAATAGCTGTGCATAGTTTGGTCTATTTAGCTTATTTACCAGATCATATGGCAAGCAGTGAGTCTATCGCAGAAAACGTTTGTACAAACTCGGCAAGGATTCGGAAAATGATGAGCTGCTTAAGAAAAAAGGGATTTGTTAAGACTAAAGAAGGTGTGGGCGGAGGCTATATTCTAGACTGTAACCCTGAAGAGGTAAGTTTGGCGGATATTTATATAGCGGTCTCACATGGAACCTTGAAACCAAAGTGGTGTACAGGTGATCCGGAGAAAAAATGTGTCATATCTTCCAATACCCAGGTAGTCATGGATCAAATATTTGATGAAGCTGAATTATATTTCGAAAAATATTTAGAAGATATAACTCTAAGCACTTTTTTGGAAAAAATTAAACAATGTCCGTGA
- a CDS encoding YneF family protein, translated as MWVYILVGVLALIAGVVLGFFIARKYMMDYLKKNPPINEQMLKMMMMQMGMKPSQKKINQMMSAMNKQQTK; from the coding sequence ATGTGGGTTTACATTCTAGTTGGCGTACTGGCATTGATTGCTGGAGTAGTGCTGGGATTTTTCATCGCTCGTAAATACATGATGGATTACTTAAAGAAAAATCCGCCAATTAACGAACAGATGTTGAAAATGATGATGATGCAAATGGGTATGAAACCATCCCAAAAGAAAATTAATCAAATGATGAGCGCCATGAATAAACAACAAACAAAATAA
- the sirA gene encoding sporulation inhibitor of replication protein SirA, whose protein sequence is MRTYQIYLIEDEFAHHYYGREKLFFNLFLEYIQARGRLKSILQKQIEYVTKTVPIIQLQLAIEQRLQKKMNYWAQNGKYYLEKTNGSSKAVLIIQNESITLKAEGDYEAETAFFESIRKYEASFLAIDFEHEKYGWLKPIKERKFV, encoded by the coding sequence ATGAGAACCTATCAGATTTATTTAATCGAAGATGAATTTGCCCATCATTATTATGGAAGAGAAAAGCTATTTTTCAATTTGTTTTTGGAGTATATTCAAGCAAGGGGCAGACTGAAGAGTATTTTGCAAAAACAAATCGAATATGTCACCAAAACAGTCCCGATTATCCAGTTGCAGCTAGCTATTGAACAACGTTTGCAAAAAAAGATGAATTATTGGGCTCAAAATGGAAAATACTATTTAGAAAAAACAAACGGGTCAAGTAAAGCCGTTTTAATCATTCAGAATGAGTCCATTACTCTTAAAGCTGAAGGAGACTATGAAGCTGAGACGGCTTTCTTTGAAAGTATTCGAAAATATGAAGCGAGTTTTCTGGCCATTGATTTTGAACATGAAAAATACGGTTGGTTAAAACCGATAAAAGAAAGAAAATTTGTCTAA
- the tkt gene encoding transketolase, with the protein MLDKLDALSINTIRTLSIDAIEKANSGHPGMPMGAAPMAYKLWTEYMNHNPKNPDWFNRDRFVLSAGHGSMLLYSLLHLSGYGLSIDDLKGFRQWGSKTPGHPEYGHTAGVDATTGPLGQGIAMAVGMAMAERHLAESYNRDSYNVVDHYTYSICGDGDLMEGVSAEAASLAGHLQLGRLVVLYDSNDISLDGDLSQSFSESVADRFKSYGWQYIRVEDGNDLQEIAKAIEEAKTDDARPTLIEVKTVIGYGSPNRSGKSAVHGAPLGADELKLTKEAYKWTFEEDFHVPEEVYSHFNEAVVDAGAQKEEAWNELFKNYKEAHPELAQQLELAIKGEMPAEWDQEIPVYEEGKTLASRASSGEVLNAIAKKVPSFIGGSADLAGSNNTAIKGETDLLPGNYSGRNIWFGVREFAMGAALNGMALHGGLKVYGGTFFVFSDYLRPAIRMAALMGLPVNYVFTHDSIAVGEDGPTHEPIEQLAALRAMPNLGVIRPADGNETAAAWKVAMESTNKPTALVLTRQGLPTIKDTSETAYEGVSKGAYIISASKKEVADALLLATGSEVNLAVEAQKALANEGIDVSVISMPSWDRFETQSKEYKQSVINPAVKKRLAIELASPFGWDRYAGDEGEILAINHFGASAPGGKIMEEFGFTVENVVARVKEMLK; encoded by the coding sequence ATGTTAGATAAATTAGATGCACTTTCTATTAATACGATTCGTACATTATCGATTGATGCAATTGAAAAGGCTAATTCTGGCCATCCAGGTATGCCAATGGGTGCAGCGCCGATGGCGTATAAACTATGGACCGAATATATGAACCATAACCCTAAAAATCCAGATTGGTTTAATAGAGACCGCTTTGTTCTTTCAGCTGGTCATGGGTCTATGCTGTTATACAGTCTTCTTCATTTATCGGGCTATGGCTTATCTATCGATGATTTGAAAGGCTTCCGCCAATGGGGCAGTAAAACTCCAGGACATCCTGAATACGGACATACGGCTGGTGTAGATGCAACTACCGGGCCGCTTGGACAAGGTATCGCAATGGCAGTCGGAATGGCAATGGCAGAACGTCACTTGGCAGAAAGCTATAACCGCGATTCTTATAATGTAGTCGATCATTATACATATAGCATTTGTGGAGATGGAGATTTAATGGAAGGCGTTTCTGCAGAAGCAGCTTCATTAGCTGGACATCTACAACTCGGAAGACTTGTTGTTTTATATGATTCTAATGATATTTCCCTTGACGGCGACTTAAGTCAATCATTTAGTGAAAGCGTGGCAGACCGGTTCAAATCTTATGGATGGCAATATATCCGCGTTGAGGATGGGAATGATCTTCAGGAAATTGCTAAAGCGATTGAAGAAGCGAAAACCGACGATGCACGCCCAACATTAATCGAAGTGAAAACGGTTATTGGTTACGGTTCACCAAATCGTTCAGGTAAATCTGCTGTTCACGGCGCTCCGCTTGGTGCAGATGAGCTGAAATTGACAAAAGAAGCATATAAATGGACATTCGAAGAGGACTTCCATGTTCCTGAAGAAGTGTATTCACACTTCAATGAAGCTGTTGTTGATGCAGGCGCTCAAAAAGAAGAAGCTTGGAATGAATTGTTCAAAAATTACAAAGAAGCACATCCTGAGTTAGCACAGCAATTGGAGCTGGCCATCAAAGGTGAAATGCCTGCTGAATGGGATCAGGAAATTCCGGTCTATGAAGAAGGTAAGACATTAGCTTCCCGTGCATCAAGTGGGGAAGTACTGAATGCGATTGCCAAAAAGGTTCCTAGCTTCATTGGGGGTTCTGCGGATTTAGCCGGATCTAATAATACTGCCATCAAAGGTGAGACTGATCTATTACCGGGTAATTACAGTGGCCGTAATATATGGTTCGGTGTACGTGAATTCGCTATGGGTGCGGCTTTAAATGGAATGGCACTTCATGGTGGACTAAAAGTATACGGAGGAACATTCTTCGTATTCTCTGATTATCTACGTCCTGCCATAAGAATGGCAGCACTAATGGGATTGCCTGTAAACTATGTATTCACTCATGACAGCATAGCTGTAGGGGAAGACGGACCGACTCATGAGCCAATTGAACAATTAGCCGCATTGCGTGCAATGCCTAACCTAGGGGTAATCCGTCCAGCTGATGGCAATGAAACTGCAGCAGCCTGGAAAGTGGCAATGGAGTCTACAAATAAACCAACTGCTCTTGTACTGACTCGTCAAGGGTTGCCAACAATAAAAGACACTTCCGAAACTGCGTATGAAGGTGTTTCAAAAGGGGCATACATCATCTCTGCTTCTAAGAAAGAAGTAGCCGATGCGTTACTTCTTGCGACTGGTTCCGAAGTGAACTTGGCTGTGGAAGCACAGAAAGCTTTAGCGAACGAAGGAATTGATGTTTCGGTAATCAGCATGCCATCATGGGATCGATTTGAAACTCAATCTAAAGAATATAAACAAAGCGTAATCAATCCGGCAGTGAAAAAACGTCTAGCTATCGAATTGGCTTCACCATTTGGTTGGGATCGTTATGCAGGTGATGAGGGTGAAATATTGGCCATTAATCATTTTGGAGCTTCTGCACCAGGCGGTAAAATCATGGAGGAATTCGGTTTCACTGTAGAAAATGTAGTTGCTCGTGTTAAGGAAATGCTTAAATAA
- a CDS encoding DUF896 domain-containing protein, translating to MLSKEKIARINELSKKAKAEGLTEAEAKEQTQLRSEYLETFRKSMTDTLEHVKVVDPEGNDVTPQKIKNIKEKRNLH from the coding sequence ATGTTATCAAAAGAAAAAATAGCCCGTATTAATGAACTTTCTAAAAAGGCAAAGGCTGAAGGTTTGACGGAAGCTGAGGCGAAAGAGCAAACTCAATTGAGAAGTGAGTATTTGGAAACTTTCAGAAAGTCCATGACCGATACGTTGGAGCATGTGAAAGTCGTTGATCCAGAAGGTAATGACGTCACTCCTCAAAAGATAAAAAATATAAAAGAAAAAAGAAATTTACATTAA